The following are from one region of the Isoalcanivorax indicus genome:
- the nth gene encoding endonuclease III, producing MNNAKRTEIFARLRAQRPNPTTELHYSSPFELLIAVLLSAQATDVGVNKATARLFPVANTPEAMLALGVDGLKEHIKTIGLFNSKAENTIKTCRILVEQHGGEVPRDREALEALPGVGRKTANVVLNTAFGEPTIAVDTHIFRVSNRTRIAPGKNVVEVEKRLERVVPEEFKRDAHHWLILHGRYTCIARKPKCGSCIIEDLCEMPLRQRPDY from the coding sequence ATGAATAACGCAAAACGCACCGAAATCTTTGCCCGCCTGCGCGCCCAACGGCCCAACCCGACCACCGAACTCCATTACAGCAGCCCCTTCGAACTGCTGATTGCCGTCTTGCTGTCCGCCCAGGCCACCGACGTCGGCGTCAACAAGGCCACCGCCCGCCTGTTCCCCGTCGCCAATACCCCCGAAGCCATGCTCGCCCTTGGCGTCGATGGCCTGAAAGAACACATCAAGACCATCGGCCTGTTCAACAGCAAGGCCGAGAACACGATAAAGACCTGCCGCATCCTGGTCGAACAGCACGGCGGCGAAGTGCCGCGCGACCGCGAAGCCCTCGAAGCCCTGCCTGGCGTCGGCCGCAAGACCGCCAACGTCGTCCTCAATACCGCCTTTGGCGAACCCACCATTGCCGTCGACACCCATATCTTCCGCGTCAGCAACCGTACCCGGATTGCCCCCGGCAAGAATGTCGTGGAAGTGGAAAAGCGCCTGGAGCGCGTTGTGCCGGAGGAATTCAAACGCGACGCCCACCACTGGCTGATCCTGCATGGCCGCTACACCTGCATCGCCCGCAAGCCGAAATGCGGCAGTTGCATCATCGAAGACCTGTGCGAAATGCCGCTGCGCCAACGACCGGATTACTGA
- a CDS encoding BrnT family toxin, whose product MITFEWDDSKASTNQRKHRVSFKEAATVFDDDTGLVICDPDHPHEDRFVLLGLSRRMNLLVVCHTWRSDDVIRLISARRASPGEGNQYFSQRKPTGVMDMRSEYDFSKARPSPYSKRERKQITIRLEAATIEYFRAMADEMGMPYQSLINLYLRDCAEKQRKLALHWQDDEPPPGE is encoded by the coding sequence ATGATCACGTTCGAGTGGGATGACAGCAAAGCCAGCACCAACCAGCGCAAGCACCGCGTCAGCTTCAAGGAAGCCGCCACGGTGTTTGATGATGACACGGGGCTTGTGATCTGCGACCCGGATCACCCTCACGAGGACCGTTTCGTCTTGCTCGGCCTGAGCCGGCGTATGAACCTGCTGGTGGTATGCCACACTTGGCGCAGCGACGATGTCATCCGGCTGATTTCCGCCCGCCGAGCCAGCCCCGGCGAGGGAAATCAGTATTTCAGTCAGCGGAAGCCCACAGGGGTAATGGATATGCGTAGCGAATACGACTTCAGCAAGGCCCGGCCCAGCCCTTACAGCAAGCGCGAGCGCAAGCAGATCACCATCCGCCTGGAAGCCGCGACCATCGAGTACTTCAGGGCCATGGCCGACGAAATGGGTATGCCCTACCAGAGCCTGATCAACCTGTACTTGCGTGATTGCGCGGAAAAGCAGCGGAAACTGGCCCTGCACTGGCAGGACGACGAGCCCCCACCAGGCGAGTAG
- a CDS encoding electron transport complex subunit E, with amino-acid sequence MSDTASTVDYSTLTRNGLWKNNAATVQLLGLCPLLAVTGTVVNALGLGLATMAVLMASNMTVSVIRNVVTPAVRLPAFVMIIAAVVTVIEMVMQAFTFELYEILGIFIPLIVTNCAILGRADAFASKNAPAPAAYDGFVMGLGFLLVLVLLGGMREALGEGTLFANMHLLFGDVARDWTLTLVSDYRGFLVAILPPGAFIGLGLIIAGKNVIDRWASERAKRLKAPLEKGSRRVRTTGSVS; translated from the coding sequence ATGAGCGATACCGCCAGCACCGTTGATTACAGCACCCTGACCCGGAACGGGTTGTGGAAGAACAATGCCGCCACAGTGCAACTGCTGGGGTTGTGCCCGTTGCTGGCGGTCACCGGCACCGTGGTCAATGCCCTGGGGCTGGGGCTGGCCACCATGGCCGTGCTGATGGCCTCGAACATGACCGTCTCGGTGATCCGCAACGTCGTCACCCCGGCGGTGCGCCTGCCCGCCTTCGTGATGATCATTGCCGCCGTGGTCACGGTCATCGAGATGGTCATGCAGGCCTTTACCTTCGAGCTGTACGAAATCCTCGGCATCTTCATCCCGTTGATCGTGACCAACTGCGCCATTCTCGGCCGCGCAGACGCCTTCGCCTCGAAGAATGCGCCGGCGCCCGCCGCCTACGACGGCTTTGTCATGGGCCTGGGTTTCCTGCTGGTGCTGGTACTGCTGGGCGGGATGCGCGAAGCGCTGGGCGAAGGCACCCTGTTTGCCAATATGCACCTGCTGTTCGGCGACGTGGCCCGCGACTGGACCCTGACGCTGGTGAGCGACTACCGCGGCTTCCTGGTCGCCATCCTGCCGCCGGGGGCCTTTATCGGGCTCGGATTGATCATCGCCGGCAAGAACGTGATCGACCGCTGGGCCAGCGAGCGGGCAAAACGCCTCAAGGCGCCGCTGGAAAAAGGCAGCCGCCGCGTGCGCACTACCGGCAGTGTCAGCTAA
- a CDS encoding DUF1330 domain-containing protein, with translation MPTIDPDPKRLPELLASLPQDTPVVMLNLLRFRDQARYGEGASEPARSGRQAYGEYSKTALRKVQGVGGELVWMGRTRASLIAPEGEQWDEVLLVRYPSAAAFASMLADPEYQAATRHRTAALEEARLIANVE, from the coding sequence ATGCCGACGATTGATCCGGACCCGAAGCGCCTTCCCGAACTGCTGGCGAGCCTGCCGCAGGACACCCCTGTCGTGATGCTCAACCTGCTGCGCTTTCGTGATCAGGCACGCTATGGGGAGGGCGCCTCCGAGCCAGCGCGCAGCGGCCGGCAGGCCTACGGGGAATATTCGAAGACCGCGCTGCGCAAGGTGCAGGGCGTTGGCGGTGAACTGGTGTGGATGGGGCGCACGCGGGCGTCGCTGATTGCGCCGGAAGGGGAGCAGTGGGACGAGGTGTTGCTGGTGCGCTACCCCTCGGCCGCCGCCTTTGCCAGTATGCTGGCCGACCCCGAGTACCAGGCGGCGACGCGCCACCGCACCGCTGCGCTGGAGGAGGCGCGGTTGATAGCTAATGTGGAGTAG
- a CDS encoding glycine zipper 2TM domain-containing protein: MDKTSLIALSAAGIIGLSGVGFGAYQAGARQADRPVATVDDAHYDGLNDDVFVDDIVIEPVAPPAPTLAHVLKVEPITRSWQVPREDCHVVEVQRQAPITSEHNTTGTLLGAVVGGVLGNQVGGGNGKKVATAAGILAGGYAGNRIQDNQQRSRTYTTTELQCSTVYDTRSETTGYTVTYLLGDERGSVRMDHRPGDTLPVRDGQVVTR, encoded by the coding sequence ATGGACAAGACCAGCCTGATCGCTCTGTCTGCCGCCGGCATCATCGGCCTTTCCGGCGTCGGTTTCGGCGCCTACCAGGCCGGCGCACGCCAGGCCGACCGTCCCGTCGCGACTGTTGATGATGCCCACTACGACGGCCTGAACGACGACGTCTTTGTCGACGATATCGTCATCGAACCGGTAGCGCCCCCGGCGCCAACGCTGGCCCATGTCCTCAAGGTCGAGCCTATTACCCGCAGCTGGCAGGTACCCCGTGAGGACTGTCATGTGGTGGAAGTGCAGCGCCAGGCGCCGATCACCAGCGAACACAACACCACCGGCACACTGCTCGGCGCCGTGGTCGGCGGGGTGCTGGGTAACCAGGTGGGTGGCGGCAATGGCAAGAAAGTGGCCACCGCCGCAGGGATCCTGGCAGGCGGCTATGCCGGCAACCGCATCCAGGACAACCAGCAGCGCAGCCGCACCTACACCACCACCGAACTGCAATGCAGCACCGTCTACGACACCCGCAGCGAGACCACCGGTTATACCGTGACCTACCTGCTGGGCGATGAACGCGGCAGCGTGCGCATGGACCACCGCCCCGGCGACACCCTGCCGGTGCGCGATGGCCAGGTCGTCACTCGCTGA
- a CDS encoding HAD family hydrolase: MSILALPHAQPDVILIDWHATLVNTHDAMYHAVDDVLPRLRELGLLERLLTAEQSKTVEDAKLVKYVRDHQRLHPKVVAARKISRTDIFEVLFGDDEDAKRRAHQAFDSAYRQHVGEVEPLEADARVQLMKLRELGVALGLISNRSREFMEQEVARVEEGGWADLFDVMVCGNDVPRRKPAPDMLLEALSRLGRSPSEACWYLGDSTTDVIAAKAAGVTSIFYNGAHWDQAWLDKIFPGTQRHPSRPDAVVTDLPALVAMARHLRAQNIRVTRHREGGPLGGFSE, from the coding sequence ATGAGCATACTGGCACTGCCGCATGCGCAGCCGGACGTCATACTGATTGATTGGCATGCGACGCTGGTGAATACCCACGATGCCATGTATCACGCGGTGGACGATGTGTTGCCGCGTTTACGCGAGTTGGGGTTGCTGGAGCGGTTGTTGACGGCGGAGCAGTCGAAGACGGTAGAGGATGCGAAGCTGGTGAAGTACGTGCGAGACCATCAGCGTTTGCATCCGAAGGTGGTGGCGGCGCGCAAGATTTCGCGTACGGATATCTTCGAGGTGCTGTTTGGTGATGACGAGGACGCCAAGCGGCGCGCGCATCAGGCGTTCGACAGCGCCTATCGCCAGCATGTCGGGGAGGTGGAACCACTGGAGGCGGATGCGCGGGTGCAGTTGATGAAGCTGCGGGAACTGGGCGTTGCGCTGGGGCTGATCTCCAATCGCAGCCGCGAGTTCATGGAACAGGAAGTCGCGCGCGTGGAGGAAGGCGGTTGGGCGGATCTGTTCGATGTCATGGTGTGCGGCAATGATGTGCCGCGCCGCAAGCCGGCGCCGGATATGTTGCTGGAGGCGCTGTCACGGCTCGGCCGGTCGCCGTCGGAGGCGTGCTGGTATCTGGGCGACAGCACCACGGATGTGATTGCGGCCAAGGCAGCGGGGGTCACGTCGATTTTCTATAACGGTGCGCACTGGGATCAGGCGTGGCTGGACAAGATCTTTCCCGGTACCCAGCGTCATCCGTCACGGCCCGACGCGGTGGTTACGGATTTGCCGGCGCTGGTGGCGATGGCCCGGCATCTGCGGGCGCAGAATATCCGGGTCACGCGCCACCGGGAGGGTGGGCCACTGGGAGGGTTCAGCGAGTGA